From Solea senegalensis isolate Sse05_10M linkage group LG7, IFAPA_SoseM_1, whole genome shotgun sequence, a single genomic window includes:
- the LOC122772129 gene encoding synaptotagmin-5, translated as MSQYTLGVHLQILLAVGLAVFCYCLVLGCILCCRRRKNVSSQDKEAAFLSSHPAETVTVTLTPSPCAQPVKQQYEELDGDVLEFPSFKSSSSPSEDDAAALPFDPSPTRSAELVHSAGSFFPMRRLSSPAVPCTLSKPQSHGRASLPSLTKLSLVSKSRRAMGRRSTVSSESFLYSESSRLSAAAAKAPTQQHQPSGSQYGSNSLSIHTKPAPLLHFSLLFSSACATLLVNILGLSGANRRRSGVFVRASLPPLCPSPQQIASRRRSFSPDLQSQSFVLQVGSVEELRTCTLRLAVYSRDFSGLREAVLGVVELSCEQMDWEPDITTTYTRQLTPTKSKLKKSVSSQETLGHRRSLVGVPRALGQLFILLQYQTLAQRVKVMVRKAENLAKLTRIPGAADHYVVINLRQDGKVIGTKETKGVSGPNPVWNAPFLFDLPPGDITQLPLVFEFIIMQGRLYTKSSVLGCVVIGSDAPEPGQAHWKEMCSRGQVETARWHSIQSDML; from the exons ATGTCGCAGTACACTCTGGGAG TTCACCTGCAGATTCTGCTGGCCGTGGGTCTGGCCGTGTTCTGCTACTGTTTGGTCCTCGGTTGTATCCTTTGCTGTCGAAGGAGGAAGAATGTCTCATCACAGGACAAGGAGGCCGCTTTTCTGTCTTCCCATCCAGCTGAGACGGTGACTGTGACATTGACTCCATCTCCGTGTGCGCAGCCTGTTAAGCAGCAGTATGAGGAGCTGGATGGAGACGTGTTGGAGTTTCCTTCCTTTAAGAGCAGCTCCTCTCCTTCTGAGGATGACGCTGCTGCTCTGCCCTTTGACCCGAGCCCGACCAGATCGGCTGAGCTGGTGCACTCTGCTGGATCATTTTTCCCAATGCGGCGCCTCAGCTCCCCGGCAGTTCCCTGCACACTCAGTAAACCTCAGAGTCATGGCAGAGCCTCTTTGCCCTCCCTCACAAAGCTGAGCCTGGTGTCTAAATCTCGTCGGGCAATGGGTCGGCGTAGCACCGTGAGCAGTGAAAGTTTTCTTTACAGCGAGAGCAGTCGactgagtgctgctgctgccaaggCCCCCACCCAGCAGCATCAGCCTAGTGGATCACAGTATGGCTCTAactctctctccatccacacAAAGCCGGCTCCTCTCTTGCACTTCTCCCTGCTCTTCTCCTCAGCCTGTGCCACCCTGCTGGTCAACATCTTGGGGCTCTCAGGGGCCAATCGAAGACGCAGCGGGGTGTTTGTCAGAGCCAGCCTCCCTCCACTCTGCCCTTCTCCTCAGCAGATTGCCTCTCGACGTCGCAGCTTCAGCCCAGATCTCCAGAGTCAGAGCTTTGTGCTGCAGGTGGGCTCTGTGGAGGAGCTGCGTACCTGCACACTGAGACTGGCCGTCTACAGCAGGGACTTCTCAGGCCTCAGGGAGGCTGTGCTGGGGGTCGTGGAGCTGTCCTGTGAGCAGATGGACTGGGAGCCTGACATCACCACCACCTACACCAGGCAGCTCACCCCAACTAAGAGCAAGTTGAAAAAG AGTGTCAGCTCTCAGGAAACGCTAGGTCACAGGAGGAGCTTGGTTGGTGTCCCACGGGCTTTGGGCCAACTCTTTATCCTGCTGCAGTACCAGACGCTGGCCCAGCGCGTCAAGGTGATGGTTCGAAAGGCTGAGAATCTGGCCAAGCTCACACGGATCCCTGGAGCTGCAG ACCATTATGTTGTCATCAACCTGCGTCAGGATGGGAAAGTGATTGGTACCAAGGAGACCAAAGGAGTCAGTGGTCCTAACCCCGTCTGGAATGCTCCCTTTCTGTTTGACCTCCCCCCTGGTGACATCACTCAGCTGCCGCTGGTCTTTGAATTCATCATCATGCAG ggcCGTCTCTACACAAAGAGCAGCGTTTTGGGTTGTGTGGTGATTGGCAGCGACGCTCCTGAGCCAGGACAGGCACACTGGAAGGAAATGTGCAGTCGAGGTCAGGTCGAAACGGCTCGCTGGCATTCTATCCAATCAGATATGCTGTAA